TGGAATGACTCACCTGATTATGGTTGTTTTCAAATCGAGATGGTAGAACCGCTGATTCTAATTCATCATACTTTCTGAGAGTGAAGCGGGAGGGAAGTGACTCCCTCCCGCTTTCCTTGGACTCTCATTCGGGACTTTACTTTTCCCCTGTCTTTTACAGCCGCTTACTTCAGCAGAACCATCTTGATGTTGCGGGTATATTCGGGCGTCACCAGCCGTGCAATATACACACCTGAGGGCACCTCGCGACCGTCAGGCAGCTTGCCGTTCCACACAGCCTGCCGATAGCCCGGTTCCATATACCCATCCACCAGTCGTACCACCTGCCGGCCCAGCAGATCATATACCACCAGGGCAACATCCGTTGCCACCGGTAGGTCGTATTTGATGGTGGTAATCGGGTTGAAGGGGTTGGGGTAGTTCTGGGACAGGGCAAATTCCGTCGGTAATTCTGAACCTGCCACTACACCAACAATCTCGCTGAACGTCGCCGTGATGCTCTTGTCTGCATCAACAG
The DNA window shown above is from Candidatus Neomarinimicrobiota bacterium and carries:
- a CDS encoding T9SS type A sorting domain-containing protein, with amino-acid sequence VDADKSITATFSEIVGVVAGSELPTEFALSQNYPNPFNPITTIKYDLPVATDVALVVYDLLGRQVVRLVDGYMEPGYRQAVWNGKLPDGREVPSGVYIARLVTPEYTRNIKMVLLK